Part of the Pseudarthrobacter sp. NBSH8 genome is shown below.
CAACGGCACCAGTTGCCACGGGGCCGGGCCGGATTGTGCTGGCGGCGACGCCAATCGGCAATGCCGGCGACGCGTCGGCCCGCCTGATCGAACTCCTGGGTACAGCGGACATCGTGGCCGCCGAAGACACCAGGCGCCTGCACCGCCTGGTCCAGAACCTCGGAGTCACCGTCGCCGGGCGGGTCATCAGCTACCACGAGCACAACGAGGCCACTAAGACCGCGGAGCTGCTGGAGCACGTCCGGGCCGGCAAAACCCTGGTGATGGTCACTGACGCCGGCATGCCTTCGGTCTCGGACCCGGGGTTCCGGCTCGTGGAAGGCGCTGTGGCCGCAGGACTGACCGTGACCGCCGTCCCGGGCCCGTCTGCGGTACTGACCGCTTTGGCTCTCTCCGGCCTGCCCACCGACCGCTTCTGTTTTGAGGGGTTCCTGCCCCGGAAAGCCGGCGAACGGGCGTCGCGTCTGGCGGACCTTTCGGCGGAACGCCGGACTATGGTGTTTTTTGAGGCCCCGCACCGCCTGGAATCGATGCTGCGGGCGCTGCGTGAGCGCTTCGGTGCCGAGCGGCGGATCGCCGTCTGCCGCGAACTGACCAAGACCTACGAGGAAGTCATCCGCGGGACGGTCGGGGAACTGTTGCTGTGGGCCGAAGGCAACGAGGTCCGCGGCGAGATAGCCGTGGTGCTGGGCGGCGCTCCCGAGCAGGCGCCGGGGACCCCCGAAGACCACGTGGCCGCCGTCAACGAGCTGGTGGCCCAGGGAATCCGGCTGAAGGAAGCTGTGGCCGCTGTCGCTGAGGACGTCCGCGTCAGCAAGCGGGAGCTGTACGCGGCAGTCCTCGCGGCACGCTGAGCAGGCGAAAACTCAGCTGTGCAGCTGCACAACAGTGTCTGGTATCTGTAGTGCGTCCAGGCGTAGACCCTCTGGCGGCCGCGGCAGTAGTCTGACAGTAAATCAGCCGGGAAGGCAGGCCACCAGGCCTGTGCAGTGGCTGCACCAAACCTTACTGACGAGGGAGTCAACGTGACTGTCACCGCACTGCCAGCTGTTACCGCGGAGCGCGAAAGCGCGCTGCTGGCCTCTGTTCCCACCGGATTGCTGATCAACGGCGAATGGCGCCCGGCGGCTTCAGGCAAGACGTTCGACATCGAAGACCCCGCCACGGGGAAGGTACTCCTTAGCATCGCTGACGCGGGCCCGGAGGACGGCGAGGCTGCTTTGGACGCGGCCGCCGCCGCACAGGAGTCGTGGGCGAGGGTTCCGGCGCGTGAACGCGGTGAAATCCTCCGACGTGCCTTTGAAATGGTTACGGCGCGTGCCGAGGACTTCGCGCTGCTGATGACCATGGAAATGGGCAAGCCGCTTGCCGAAGCCCGTGGCGAGGTCACCTACGGCGCGGAGTTCCTGCGGTGGTTCTCCGAAGAAGCCGTCCGCGCGTTCGGACGCTACTCGGTCTCCCCGGACGGCAAGTCCCGCTTGCTGGTGACCAAGAAGCCGGTGGGCCCGTGCCTGCTGATCACGCCGTGGAACTTCCCGCTGGCCATGGCCACCCGCAAGATCGCCCCCGCCGTCGCAGCCGGCTGCACCATGGTGCTGAAGTCCGCCAACCTCACGCCGCTGACCTCGCAGCTGTTCGCCGCCGTCATGCAGGAGGCGGGCCTGCCCGCCGGAGTCCTGAACGTCATTCCCACGTCCACTGCGGGCGCCACCACCGGCCCGCTGATCAAGGACCAGCGGCTGCGCAAGCTGTCCTTCACCGGCTCCACCGAGGTAGGACGTCGCCTGCTCGCCGATGCCTCCGAGACTGTGCTGCGGACTTCCATGGAACTCGGCGGCAACGCCCCGTTCGTGGTCTTCGAAGACGCAGACCTGGACGCTGCTGTCGCCGGTGCCATGCTGGCGAAGCTGCGGAACATGGGCGAGGCCTGCACCGCCGCGAACCGGTTCATCGTCCACGAATCCGTCGCCGAGGAATTCGCCCAGAAGTTCGCCGCGAAAATGGGTGAGATGACCACCGCCCGGGGCACCGAGCCGGAGTCCAAGGTGGGACCCCTGATCGATGCCAAGAGCCGGGACAAGGTCCACGAACTCGTGTCCGACGCCGTCGCCTCCGGCGCCAAAGCTGTCCTGGGCGGCGCCCCGGCCGAAGGCCCAGGCTACTTCTACCCGCCCACCATCCTCACCGGCGTCACCGAAGGCACCCGGATCCTGTCCGAGGAAATTTTCGGCCCCGTCGCCCCGATCATCACCTTCGGCACCGAGGACGAAGCGATCCGCCTGGCCAACAACACCGAGTACGGGCTGGTGGCGTACGTGTTCACGCGCGACCTGAACCGCGGCATCCGGATGGGCGAACGGCTCGAGACCGGCATGCTCGGCCTGAACGCCGGCGTTATCTCCAACGCCGCCGCACCGTTCGGCGGCGTCAAGCAGTCCGGGCTAGGACGTGAAGGCGGCCTCGAGGGCATCGAGGAATACCTCTACACCCAGTACATCGGCATCGCGGACCCCTACGCCGGCTGAACGGACAATCCTCCGGCTGACAGGATTATCATCCGGTGAGCCGGGTCCTCCAGCGCCTGCGGGCAGGCAATAGCAGTTGGCTGCTATTGGCTGCCCCGCGGCCGGAACAGGCGGTCGCGCGCCCTCGACCCGGAGCGTGCGGCGGCTTTTGCCGTCCCGCGTGCCAGCCTGTTGACCTTCTTAAACGGGGCAGCCAGGAGCCAGGCCCACAGTCCCAGAACCGACGGCGGGAGCCAGTCGGCCCGGAGGCGTCGGGGGAGCGAGGCGTTAGCTCGCAAGGACTGCTGTACCGCCGCGATGCGCGGGGCAATCGCCCCAGTCCTGCCGCGGCCTGGGTCCTGGACAGGCGGCCCGTAGTGCCGGCGTTCGAAGTCGGAGGTGAGGCTGCGGATGGCCTGGTGCGCGGCGTCGTCCATTCCACCGCTCTCGCCGAGCAGGGATGACTGGCGGAACCGGGCGGAATATGTTCGGGCTGTTTCGCTGGATTCCGGTGGCAGGCCGTAGTCAGTTCCGAGGTCGCGGATTTCAGCCCACGCCAGCGGAACCACGTCCTCCCGGGCCCGGTCCTCGGTGCGGAGCCGCCGTGCGCGCCGCCCCACCCTCACCAGCCCTGGCGAGGCCGCCAGGAGGACAAGGCCAAGCGCGGCCGCCGTCCCGAACAGCCACGGCAGGAGCACCTGCCCCACGTCCCCATCGCCGCCACCTGCACCGGGGAGGGGCGCGGCCGTCGCACCTGGCGTGGAGGCCGGGGCTGTTGTGCCCGGGAGGAGGTCGGCGTTGTTTTCCAGCGACACGGGGCTACCCGGGTTGCTGGTTTCCGTAGCGTACGCAGGTATAACGCCACGCGACGGGGTGGGTTCGAACGGCACCCACCCCAGTCCCTGGAAGTAGAGTTCGGGCCAGGCATGGGCATCCCGGGCGTCCACCTCATACTCGGGCAGTCCACCTTGCCCGGCAACGGAAACCGTGGAACCGGTGGTACGGCCAGGCGCGTAGCCCACCGCGATGCGGCTGGGGATACCCTCCAAGCGGGCCATTACAGCCATCGCGGACGAGAAGTGGATGCAGTAACCGCTCTTCTGGGCCAGGAAATCGGCCAGCACCGAAAGCCCATTCCCGTCGTAGCCGCCCTGGACAGGTGACTGGAGGGAATAGGTGAACTCACCCGACCGAAGGTATTTCTGGATGGCCATGGCCTTGGCGAAGGGCGTGTCGCTGGAAGCCGTTACCGTCGCAGCGGTGCTCCGGACTATGTCCGGGACGTTGCCGGGAACCCTGGTGAAATCATCACGGATTCCCCGCACGGCCTGCGAGGACTGTTGAAGCAGGGTGGCCGTGAGCTTAGGCGTCGAGGACACCACAATGTATTGCTGTGCCCGTGAGTTGGTGTTGGTTCCCTTGACGGCCAGCGTGGCCGGGTCCCACGTCCAGGAGCCGTCGAGCCCGCGGATTGACTCGGGCGCATACGGCAACGGCAGGTACGGGCTGGTGAACGTGCCCGTATCCACGGCAGTCACCTGGCGGAGTTGCTCCTCGGCGACGATCTCGTAGCCCGTCTCCAGCTGTCCGGCCACGGGGCGGCGCTCGGCGTCCCGGTCATCAGGTCCCCAGGATTCGCCGTCGAAATTGTCAACAGTGACGGACCGCAGATAGAGCGACCCGGCCGCATTGGTGGCATAGGTGATCCGCCCGCTGCCGCCTGGTGCCCGCAGGCTGTTTCCCAGGGTAATCATGGGATTCAGGCCGGTGCCGGCGCCCCAAGGGTTCAGCCGGGAGCCCTGCGGAAACGTGCCGTGGTCGAAACCTGGAATTGCCGCCGGCACCGCCAGGGTTGCCACCAGCGCCACGGTTCCGGTCAGCACGGCCCGCCGCAGCTGGCCGGGATTCCGGCCGCTGTCGGCTGATGTGCGGGAATCCGACGCAAACCACTGGCTGCACGCGAGGATCAGCAGATATCCGGCCACCGTGGCAATGAAGCCCCAAACCCCCACGCTCTGGGGCTTCACCGTGGCGGGGACCACCAGAATGGCCAGAAGGCCCAGCCCGGTTGTTGCCGGCATGCCAAGCGGCACGGCCAACGCATCGATGAGGATGACGGTCAGGCCCAGGGCTGCGCAGCACACCATCACGATTCCTGCATTCGGAGCCACCGGGGCACTTTCCGCAAGGACCGTCTCGCTCGCCCGGCGGATGAACCTGTCCACTTCGGCCAGGGTTGCCCCGGACGGGATGAAACCGGCAATGCCCGTGCTCCGGAAGAACGTCAGTGTTAGAACCGCGATCAGCGACGCAAAGCCGCTGGCTGCCACCACAAGGGGCTGGGCCCGCAGTGCGCGGAGCGTGGCGATGGACAGGCAGACCACCACTACCGTGGTCAGGATCGGCAAGTACCAGGCCCATCCGCGCAGGACTCCGTTGAGGGAAATTGCGGCGCCCGCAACAGAGAGGGCCACAGCCCCGGCCATGGCCCAGGGGTACGCCCCAACCCGCGACCGTGCCGGGACTTGTCCAGGGCTACCCGTGGCTGCCTTGTCTCGGGAAACGTTGCGTTCCGGTGCCAGCGTCACCGCCCCACCCCCGCTCCGCGGCGCACGTCTGCAGCCGCCGTGGCAGGCGCAGCACCGGCCTGGTCGAAGTGGGTCCAGGCATCCGGGACTGAAATCGAGGTTGTCACAGCCACTGCCCTCCAGCCGCCCCGGCGGAGGGCCTCCAAAGAGACCTCGGCATCCGCGGGCCTGTCGGAAACGATGATGGCGAAGGCATTCGCGCCGTAACCCGCCGCCGGAGCGAGGGCTCTGGCCTCGCTCGGCGAGATCCTGCCGAGCACGGCAATAAGGGGACCCCGCATCCGGTGGGCCGAGAGTTTATCCATGAGGTGATCGTCGAAAACAGCCG
Proteins encoded:
- a CDS encoding transglutaminaseTgpA domain-containing protein, encoding MTLAPERNVSRDKAATGSPGQVPARSRVGAYPWAMAGAVALSVAGAAISLNGVLRGWAWYLPILTTVVVVCLSIATLRALRAQPLVVAASGFASLIAVLTLTFFRSTGIAGFIPSGATLAEVDRFIRRASETVLAESAPVAPNAGIVMVCCAALGLTVILIDALAVPLGMPATTGLGLLAILVVPATVKPQSVGVWGFIATVAGYLLILACSQWFASDSRTSADSGRNPGQLRRAVLTGTVALVATLAVPAAIPGFDHGTFPQGSRLNPWGAGTGLNPMITLGNSLRAPGGSGRITYATNAAGSLYLRSVTVDNFDGESWGPDDRDAERRPVAGQLETGYEIVAEEQLRQVTAVDTGTFTSPYLPLPYAPESIRGLDGSWTWDPATLAVKGTNTNSRAQQYIVVSSTPKLTATLLQQSSQAVRGIRDDFTRVPGNVPDIVRSTAATVTASSDTPFAKAMAIQKYLRSGEFTYSLQSPVQGGYDGNGLSVLADFLAQKSGYCIHFSSAMAVMARLEGIPSRIAVGYAPGRTTGSTVSVAGQGGLPEYEVDARDAHAWPELYFQGLGWVPFEPTPSRGVIPAYATETSNPGSPVSLENNADLLPGTTAPASTPGATAAPLPGAGGGDGDVGQVLLPWLFGTAAALGLVLLAASPGLVRVGRRARRLRTEDRAREDVVPLAWAEIRDLGTDYGLPPESSETARTYSARFRQSSLLGESGGMDDAAHQAIRSLTSDFERRHYGPPVQDPGRGRTGAIAPRIAAVQQSLRANASLPRRLRADWLPPSVLGLWAWLLAAPFKKVNRLARGTAKAAARSGSRARDRLFRPRGSQ
- a CDS encoding NAD-dependent succinate-semialdehyde dehydrogenase, which produces MTVTALPAVTAERESALLASVPTGLLINGEWRPAASGKTFDIEDPATGKVLLSIADAGPEDGEAALDAAAAAQESWARVPARERGEILRRAFEMVTARAEDFALLMTMEMGKPLAEARGEVTYGAEFLRWFSEEAVRAFGRYSVSPDGKSRLLVTKKPVGPCLLITPWNFPLAMATRKIAPAVAAGCTMVLKSANLTPLTSQLFAAVMQEAGLPAGVLNVIPTSTAGATTGPLIKDQRLRKLSFTGSTEVGRRLLADASETVLRTSMELGGNAPFVVFEDADLDAAVAGAMLAKLRNMGEACTAANRFIVHESVAEEFAQKFAAKMGEMTTARGTEPESKVGPLIDAKSRDKVHELVSDAVASGAKAVLGGAPAEGPGYFYPPTILTGVTEGTRILSEEIFGPVAPIITFGTEDEAIRLANNTEYGLVAYVFTRDLNRGIRMGERLETGMLGLNAGVISNAAAPFGGVKQSGLGREGGLEGIEEYLYTQYIGIADPYAG
- the rsmI gene encoding 16S rRNA (cytidine(1402)-2'-O)-methyltransferase, with translation MTADPAATAPVATGPGRIVLAATPIGNAGDASARLIELLGTADIVAAEDTRRLHRLVQNLGVTVAGRVISYHEHNEATKTAELLEHVRAGKTLVMVTDAGMPSVSDPGFRLVEGAVAAGLTVTAVPGPSAVLTALALSGLPTDRFCFEGFLPRKAGERASRLADLSAERRTMVFFEAPHRLESMLRALRERFGAERRIAVCRELTKTYEEVIRGTVGELLLWAEGNEVRGEIAVVLGGAPEQAPGTPEDHVAAVNELVAQGIRLKEAVAAVAEDVRVSKRELYAAVLAAR